Proteins encoded in a region of the Pocillopora verrucosa isolate sample1 chromosome 11, ASM3666991v2, whole genome shotgun sequence genome:
- the LOC131794986 gene encoding collagen triple helix repeat-containing protein 1-like: MAKLVILAASLFFSSKAGVSSMGTTTSPQQHNPQADADKDPCEKSIFAQGFSGIPGSNGIPGMPGIPGAPGPQGQQGRDGAKGEPGVKGPRGTTGTRGQKGNPGSLGKNGAPGMMGIKGDKGHEGSRGSSGPPGIKGVKGEQGSKGEKGEIVNSAVSQTNWKQCVWKNDDGRDSGKIKDCSFNKLQSDTAIKVSFQGNMRVEGTSARCNRWFFKFNGNECSGPMTIEAVVYNAWASGSPELLHHRSFEGYCENISQGRVTVELWVGKCPSNILGNANTGWNSVSRIMIEEVSRAQS; encoded by the exons ATGGCAAAGCTTGTGATACTCGCTGCTTCGTTATTTTTCTCATCCAAAGCAGGAGTAAGTTCCATGGGAACAACCACCAGTCCTCAACAACACAATCCACAAGCTGACGCTGACAAAGACCCATGTGAG aaaTCCATTTTTGCTCAAGGATTTTCTGGGATTCCAGGATCGAATGGCATACCAGGAATGCCGGGAATTCCTGGCGCCCCAGGGCCACAAGGACAACAAGGAAGAGATGGAGCTAAGGGGGAGCCTGGTGTCAAGGGACCGAGAGGTACGACGGGAACAAGAGGACAAAAAGGAAATCCAGGGTCACTCGGCAAAAATGGTGCACCTGGAATGATGGGAATAAAAGGAGATAAAGGTCATGAAGGGTCACGTGGCAGCAGTGGACCGCCAGGAATCAAGGGTGTGAAAGGAGAGCAGGGatctaaaggagagaaaggagaaattgtgAATAGTGCAGTGtcacagaccaactggaaacagtGTGTGTGGAAAAATGATGATGGTAGAGATAGTGGAAAGATTAAG GATTGCTCATTCAACAAGCTGCAGTCTGATACAGCTATTAAAGTCTCATTCCAGGGAAATATGAGAGTCGAAGGCACTTCAGCCAGATGCAACCGGTGGTTCTTCAAGTTTAATGGAAATGAATGCAGTGGACCAATGACAATTGAGGCTGTTGTGTACAACGCCTGGGCATCTGGGAGTCCTGAGCTGCTTCATCACAGATCATTTGAGGGATACTGTGAAAACATTTCACAGGGCAGGGTTACTGTGGAGTTATGGGTAGGAAAGTGTCCCAGTAATATACTGGGTAATGCTAACACTGGATGGAACTCAGTATCCCGGATAATGATAGAAGAAGTCTCTAGAGCCCAGTCCTAA